Part of the Desulfovibrio sp. ZJ209 genome, CCCGATCCGGAAATGGCCGCGCGGCAGGGCCGCCCGGCCCCAAGGGGGGCCATCTCGCGCAGAAGCGCCGCCGTGCAGCCGCGCACATCCGAAAAATGGCGGCGGTACTTGCTGAAGATTATGCGGTCGTCCGCGTCGAGCAGCACGGCCTTGACCGTGGTGGAACCGATGTCAAGCCCGAGGTGCAGGGACGTGTCGGCCGGGGCGTGGCTTTGCCCGGCGGGGAAGGGGACGGAGGCCGCGGCCTCCTGTGCGGCGCCTGTCGACGCCGGAGCGTCAAGTTCCATCGCTGAACTGGTCTGCGGCGCCTGTTCCGCCGCCTGCTGCCTGGTTAAGGACGCCCGAGGATCCAGTAGGTTTCAAAGCCGTCGTCGAGGATGCCGTCGTCGATGCCGCCGAAACCGGCCTGGGCGAAGAGCCGGCGGTACTCGGCGCGCGTGCGCCGCCAGCCCCAGAACTGCTGCCGGCGGATGCCGAGCAGGTGCAGGACGGCCCGGATGAGGATCTTGATGGCGTTCACAAAGCTGCCGATGAACGAATCCTCCTCCAAAAGCGACGCGGAAAGGCAGATGAGCTCGCCGCCGGGCGCGAGCTGGCTGCGCAGCTCCCCGAGCACATGCACGAGCTCGCGCGTGGGGATGCCGTAATCCACGGCCGAAAGGTAGATGACATCGTACTGCACGTCCGGGGGCAGGCAGGCCGGCGGAAGGCCGATATAGATGCGCTCGGCCGGGATGAGGCGCCGGAGCCAGCGCATGCCCACGGTGCTCGGCTCGTTGACGTGGAGCTCCACCCCGGGGAGCTCCTCGAGGAGGAGCTTTTCCATATAGCCCACGCCGCTCCCGATGGAGAGCACGCGCGCGGGCCCGTCGTTGTCGCGCAGGCCGTCCTCGCACTGGCCGGCGACCACCTCGCGGATGCGGTCGGCGAGCCAGCGGGCGTCCTTGGCCTTGTTGGCGCGCCAGCGGGAGGGCAGGTCGTTCCAGCCCTGGTAGCGGCGGAAGAGTTCTTCATAAAAGGTGGCGTAGAACTTGGGGTCCGCCAGGCGGAAGAACGAAATATGCGAGAATGCCGTGAACGGTATCCCCTGCCAGCTTTCCTGATAAAAACGCCGCACTCTCTTGCGCCTCCTTGCGGGCGAACCGGCAGCGCCGGGCCGCTTCCGCACACCGCATCAATATAACGCATGGCGCCCCGGGGCGCAATGCCCGCACGCCCGCGCCACGGCAAGTTGCCACGGCGCCGCTTTCCGTTTAGAGCAGGGGGACGGCATCATGAAAGGCACAGGAGGAACAATGGCCTCACCCAAGGAAAGCGGCCGCGAGGCGCCGCTCACCCTCACGCCGGAAACGCTGGAACGCCTGGCGGACTTGTGCAACGAGGCGGGCATGCTCCGCCACACCCCGCGCAGCGGCTACGCCTTTCTCGGCAGCGGCAAGGAAAGCGTGGCCGAGCACTCCTACAGGACGACCGTGCTCGGCTACATGCTCGCGCGCATGGCCGGGCTTGAGCCCTCGCGCGTGGTCATGCTCTGCCTCTTCCATGACCTGCACGAGGCGCGCACCGGCGACTTCAACTATGTGAACCACCGCTACGACACCTGCCGCGCCCGGGCGGCCCTCGAGGACGCCACCGCTGGCACGGGCCTTGCCGACGACATCCTGGGCGCCTGGGACGAACTGGAAGACGCGCGGACCGATGCCGCGCGCCTCGCCCATGACGCCGACCAGCTCGACCTCATCTGCAATCTCCAGGCGGAGCTCTCGCGCGGCAACGAATTCGCCCGCGAATGGCTGGACAGCGCCCTCAAGCGCCTGCGCACCACGGAAGGCCGCGAGCTCGCCGAGGCCATCCTGCGCACCGACCCGAACCGCTGGTGGTATGGCCGCGTGGACAAGGACTGGTGGGTGCGCCACGGCCTCCCGGAAACGCATTGACCCGCTCGGGAGCCCGGCCTAGGCCGTCACCACCGTCCCGAGGGGCGCGTCTTCGAGGAGGAAGCGCCGAAGGCTCGAGGGCGCGCGGCCGTCGAGGATAAGGGCGCGGCCGCAGCCGGCGGCGAGCGCCCCGAGGCAGGCTTCCGTCTTGGGGATCATGCCGCCGCTGATGACGCCGGCCTCGCGCAGGGCCGCGATGCGGGCCGCATCGAGCGCGGGCAGC contains:
- a CDS encoding methyltransferase domain-containing protein, which encodes MRRFYQESWQGIPFTAFSHISFFRLADPKFYATFYEELFRRYQGWNDLPSRWRANKAKDARWLADRIREVVAGQCEDGLRDNDGPARVLSIGSGVGYMEKLLLEELPGVELHVNEPSTVGMRWLRRLIPAERIYIGLPPACLPPDVQYDVIYLSAVDYGIPTRELVHVLGELRSQLAPGGELICLSASLLEEDSFIGSFVNAIKILIRAVLHLLGIRRQQFWGWRRTRAEYRRLFAQAGFGGIDDGILDDGFETYWILGRP
- a CDS encoding HD domain-containing protein translates to MASPKESGREAPLTLTPETLERLADLCNEAGMLRHTPRSGYAFLGSGKESVAEHSYRTTVLGYMLARMAGLEPSRVVMLCLFHDLHEARTGDFNYVNHRYDTCRARAALEDATAGTGLADDILGAWDELEDARTDAARLAHDADQLDLICNLQAELSRGNEFAREWLDSALKRLRTTEGRELAEAILRTDPNRWWYGRVDKDWWVRHGLPETH